TCAGTGGTTTACATTAGTTTTCTTGATAATCAGATAATAAGAGGAAAAATATCGTACTCCACTGACTTCTAAGTGCAAACTTTCTCTTAGGTTGCATTAGTTTTCTTGATGGGTGTTTACATTTTTTGACAACACATCACATTTCCTACTTTTAGGGTGTGTGCTCTCTAAttgcaaatttatcatatgTAAATAAGGGATAAGAAAATATTGGTGAATTTTATCACAATTAAGTGCCCCCACCTTTTTTACCTCGTGTTCTCTAGGGTGGAAAACATTATCATAAATGGGAGTGAAATgagggaaaataaaaagaggGACACAAGTGATAATATTAGTTTCCAAGAGGGATTTTAGTGATTACTATTACTAATCCAGATCACTATTTGATATTTCTAGGGAAGTTGTTTTGAAGATGAAAGATGTTTGCAATGCTCCTATAGGTAGCTTgggagtatcattttcaaACCCATGAATGTAACAAAATTACCctgatttttgtttatttagtCCTTTTAGGTCGAGCAATGCATAAGCACACACCTCCACAATAATTATATCTTTTTAATGACATCGTTCTTGACAAGAACATGCACTTCAGAAACATCAAGACATGATTCTCCAAGACTGTTACATACTGAATAATGTGATACACACATGGacacaatttaaataacatTACTAATTTAACAAATGCTTATTGAATATGAGAACTAAATATCCACCTTATAGAAATACTATAAAGGATATGGACATGAATGGTTGATTAAGCAATATGTACAAATCATGCCCATGACAAGGGATGCAAATAGGTGAATATTACTTCGTTTCTTGAACAAGTCAGTGAGGGTTCTAGATGGTTGGACAGCACAAAAAAGTTAGTTGGCTTGGGTGTGTCTTTGTTTTGACTACTTTCACAATCTTACGGTCAGTCTGAAGCTAGTATTTCATTTAGGAAATGACACGCAGAGTCTTTCgcctttttttttggagtaAAACCACAGAAATCACCTTTCAGCAAgttcattaaataaatcagataaagTCTCTTCAACTGCCACAGCGGAGActgaaaatcaaagaaaattgGGTCTAGAAATTCTGTTTTCcctaaaaattatagtacttgTTTAGTATAGATGACTATTTAGATTCTGACTAATTACGACTTATGATGGTCTGCACTCTTCAACATCAATAAACatctaaaccctaaaaaacCCAATACAATTTCCTGTATTATCAAGCGCTGAATTCGATTTCCACATATCATAGAtaagaaggaaataatatcaaaacacATTGCAAATAGCAGCATAAATGGTGAAAATAAAACCTCAATGGCCTGGAAAAACGCGTCCTCACTTAGCTACCATGCGCGCGATGAAGTCCTCATACCGGATCTTGCCATCGGATCCGATATCCACCTCGCGGATCCACTCATCGAACTCCGCAGGCTCCAATTTCTCTCCGATGCTGGTGAGAATGTGTCTGAGATCTGAAACGACGACGTATCCAGTACAGTCCTTGTCGAGCACCTTAAAGGCGTCGCGTAGCTGGCGATCGAAGGGCTCCGGCTTCAAATGCTTGGACATGAGGTCAAGGAAGCGAGGGAAGTCGAACGGCGCGGTGAGCTTCTCCTCGGCGATGATCGACTTTAGCTGCGCCTGCGTAGGGTTTCCGCCGAGCGAGCGCATGAGGATTCCGAGTTCCGACGGCGCGATCTTGCCGTCGCCGTCGGTGTCGAACAGGGTGAAAGCCTCCTTCATTGATGAAACCTGATCGTCGCTCAGATCTTTCCCCATAATCTGCAGATTCTTACTGGAATTTTTCGTGAATTTTTGgggtgttttatttttctctttcggTTACAGAAGAGAATGTCTGCGACCTCCAACGACTAAATTATGAGTTTTGAAATG
The nucleotide sequence above comes from Salvia hispanica cultivar TCC Black 2014 chromosome 5, UniMelb_Shisp_WGS_1.0, whole genome shotgun sequence. Encoded proteins:
- the LOC125190488 gene encoding probable calcium-binding protein CML13 is translated as MGKDLSDDQVSSMKEAFTLFDTDGDGKIAPSELGILMRSLGGNPTQAQLKSIIAEEKLTAPFDFPRFLDLMSKHLKPEPFDRQLRDAFKVLDKDCTGYVVVSDLRHILTSIGEKLEPAEFDEWIREVDIGSDGKIRYEDFIARMVAK